In Synechococcus sp. UW69, the following are encoded in one genomic region:
- a CDS encoding cyclic nucleotide-binding domain-containing protein: MDPEAQEQEPINLRLWHLLQTHLKQLEPELLLPEHNAVLIEQGDVADSLLLVQQGRLSIEIHQNGNASRTIAEVGAGAVLGEMALFGIGETRHGARVRVLEANTEILRFSREALHSAVLFDAELAAEMLLLSSERCRNSNRMINLLLDGIDASSRGDATSLASICSTLRQGPDSMEQAAGQLEHLLTVAASPRLES, encoded by the coding sequence ATGGACCCCGAAGCACAGGAGCAAGAACCCATCAACCTCAGGCTGTGGCATCTGCTTCAGACCCATTTGAAGCAACTTGAACCCGAGCTGCTTCTCCCTGAACACAATGCCGTTCTGATTGAGCAAGGCGATGTCGCTGACTCGCTCTTGCTGGTGCAACAGGGCCGTCTCTCCATCGAAATCCATCAGAACGGGAACGCGTCCCGAACCATTGCTGAAGTGGGGGCGGGCGCAGTTCTTGGGGAAATGGCCCTGTTTGGGATAGGAGAGACCCGGCACGGCGCGCGGGTTCGGGTGCTGGAGGCCAACACAGAAATCCTGCGATTTTCGCGAGAAGCACTTCACAGTGCGGTTCTCTTCGACGCCGAACTGGCTGCTGAAATGCTGCTGCTCAGCAGTGAACGCTGCCGCAACAGCAACCGGATGATCAACCTGTTGCTGGATGGGATTGATGCCTCATCGCGCGGTGATGCCACTTCACTGGCGAGCATCTGCAGCACACTGCGCCAAGGGCCTGACAGCATGGAACAAGCGGCTGGCCAGCTGGAGCATTTGCTGACAGTCGCTGCATCACCCCGCCTGGAGAGTTAA
- the gatB gene encoding Asp-tRNA(Asn)/Glu-tRNA(Gln) amidotransferase subunit GatB: MADAATQLAWEAVIGLETHVQLGTDSKIFTAASTTFGDDPNTHIDPVVCGLPGTLPVLNQKVLEYAVKAAMALNLNIAEHSKFDRKQYFYPDLPKNYQISQYDQPIAEEGWIEVEVAEKGKDTYLKTIGIERLHMEEDAGKLVHAGSDRLAGSTHSLVDYNRAGVALAEIVSKPDLRTGREAAEYASEIRRIMRYLGVSDGNMQEGSLRCDVNISVRRGPDAPFGTKVEIKNMNSFSAIQKACEYEIKRQIKAYETGEPIVQETRLWDEGKQLTKSMRSKEGASDYRYFPDPDLGPIEVSADQRESWRAELPELPAAKRHRYAQDLGLSQYDARVLTDERPMADYFEAVVGAGADAKLAANWITGDIAAHVNSNRLSYAELAFRPEQLAEMVQLIDGGKISGKIAKEILPELLEKGGSPKAIVDERGLGMISDPAAIEAIVDELLGAHPDEVEAFRGGKTKLQGFFVGQLMKKTGGKADPKLANQILSKKLKG; encoded by the coding sequence ATGGCCGACGCAGCAACCCAACTGGCCTGGGAGGCCGTGATCGGTCTCGAGACCCACGTGCAGCTGGGAACGGACAGCAAAATTTTCACCGCGGCGTCGACCACCTTTGGTGATGACCCCAACACCCACATTGACCCGGTGGTGTGCGGTTTGCCTGGCACGCTGCCTGTTCTGAATCAGAAGGTTCTCGAGTATGCGGTGAAGGCCGCGATGGCGCTGAATCTCAATATCGCCGAACACAGCAAGTTCGACCGTAAGCAGTACTTCTATCCAGACCTGCCGAAGAACTATCAGATCTCTCAGTACGACCAGCCGATCGCTGAGGAGGGTTGGATTGAGGTGGAGGTCGCTGAAAAGGGAAAAGACACCTACCTGAAGACGATCGGCATCGAGCGTCTGCACATGGAGGAGGACGCCGGCAAGTTGGTGCATGCAGGCAGCGACCGCCTTGCGGGATCCACCCATTCCTTGGTGGATTACAACCGCGCCGGTGTGGCCCTGGCCGAGATCGTCAGCAAGCCGGATCTGCGCACCGGTCGCGAGGCGGCGGAATACGCCTCGGAGATCCGCCGGATCATGCGTTATCTGGGTGTGAGCGACGGCAACATGCAGGAGGGATCTTTGCGTTGCGACGTCAACATCTCCGTGCGCCGTGGGCCGGATGCGCCCTTCGGGACGAAGGTGGAAATCAAGAACATGAACTCGTTCTCGGCCATTCAAAAGGCCTGCGAGTACGAGATCAAGCGTCAGATCAAGGCCTACGAAACCGGTGAGCCGATCGTTCAGGAGACCCGCCTCTGGGATGAGGGCAAGCAGCTCACCAAGAGCATGCGCAGCAAGGAAGGGGCCAGCGATTACCGCTACTTCCCTGATCCCGACCTAGGCCCCATTGAAGTAAGTGCCGATCAGCGGGAGTCCTGGCGCGCTGAATTGCCTGAGTTGCCGGCGGCTAAGCGCCATCGCTACGCCCAGGATCTGGGTCTGTCCCAGTACGACGCCAGGGTGCTCACCGATGAGCGTCCGATGGCCGACTACTTCGAGGCCGTTGTGGGCGCTGGTGCTGACGCCAAGCTTGCGGCGAACTGGATCACCGGAGACATCGCCGCCCATGTGAACAGCAACCGGCTCAGCTATGCCGAATTGGCCTTTCGGCCTGAGCAGTTGGCCGAGATGGTGCAACTGATCGATGGGGGCAAGATCAGCGGCAAAATCGCCAAGGAGATTCTTCCGGAGCTGCTGGAGAAAGGCGGCTCACCCAAGGCGATCGTCGACGAGCGTGGCCTTGGCATGATCAGCGACCCAGCAGCGATCGAAGCCATCGTCGATGAGTTGTTGGGAGCTCATCCCGATGAGGTGGAAGCCTTCCGTGGTGGTAAGACCAAGCTGCAGGGCTTCTTTGTCGGACAGTTGATGAAGAAGACCGGTGGTAAAGCTGATCCAAAGCTCGCCAACCAGATTCTGAGCAAGAAACTCAAGGGTTGA
- the gloA gene encoding lactoylglutathione lyase — MRMLHTMLRVADLERSLSFYTEVLGMQLLRRKDYPSGRFTLAFVGYGSEQNHTVLELTHNWDTESYTLGDAYGHIALGVEDIRSTCAGIADKGGRVVREPGPMKHGTTVIAFVEDPDGYKVELIELSSKVPA; from the coding sequence ATGCGGATGCTTCACACCATGCTTCGGGTTGCTGATCTGGAGCGCTCTTTGAGCTTCTACACCGAAGTTCTGGGCATGCAGCTTCTGCGTCGAAAGGATTACCCCAGCGGCCGCTTCACCCTGGCTTTTGTTGGCTATGGATCAGAGCAGAATCACACGGTTCTGGAACTCACCCACAACTGGGACACCGAGAGCTACACCTTGGGTGACGCCTATGGCCATATCGCTCTGGGGGTTGAGGACATCCGCAGCACCTGTGCCGGGATTGCCGATAAGGGAGGCCGCGTGGTGCGGGAACCTGGCCCGATGAAGCACGGCACCACCGTCATCGCCTTTGTTGAGGATCCGGATGGCTACAAGGTGGAATTGATTGAGTTGTCCTCCAAAGTCCCCGCCTGA
- a CDS encoding AarF/ABC1/UbiB kinase family protein, protein MLGLLRALRIWRSVLTLLLLLWWDGQSWTYRGGVTAERRARRQQGRARWLTSELLSLGSAFIKLGQLLSARPDILPAGWVAELEALQDSVPAFSFDQVQTVLERELGQRCAEVIDLDPEPLGAASLAQVHRASLRSGRQVVLKVQRPGLDRLFRLDLEVMQQVAAVLQRHPSWGRGRDWPAMARECRRVLLRELDFRVEAQYAARFRQQFLDDERIRIPGVIWELSNRRVLCLDYLPGIKVNDREALIEAGIDPVKVAEVGAASYLKQLVRFGFFHADPHPGNLAVASDGALIYYDFGMMGLLSDGLRRRLGAMVRAAAARDSAALVEEMQAAGVISRGIDVGPVRRLVRLMLQEALTPPFTANAIDKLSGDLYDLVYGQPFRLPVELIFVMRALSTFEGVGRSLDPAFSLVAIAKPYLLPLMTSSGSGSNDLFNELGRQVGALSSRAAAFPRRLDESLERLEQGDLQLQVRLGESDRQFRRMALAQQSIGQSVLLGCLALATAIVGASARPLWSILPAAAALPVGLGWFQMQVKIRRDQRLEQLPGSNR, encoded by the coding sequence ATGCTCGGACTGCTGCGAGCGCTTCGGATTTGGCGCTCTGTCCTGACCCTGCTGCTGTTGCTTTGGTGGGATGGTCAGTCCTGGACTTATCGCGGTGGCGTGACCGCGGAGCGTCGTGCTCGTCGTCAGCAAGGCCGAGCTCGCTGGTTGACGTCTGAGCTGCTGTCTCTGGGTTCAGCTTTCATCAAGCTGGGGCAGCTGCTGTCCGCAAGGCCAGACATTCTCCCGGCGGGCTGGGTGGCTGAACTGGAGGCGCTGCAGGACAGCGTTCCGGCATTCAGTTTTGATCAGGTGCAGACCGTTCTCGAACGAGAGCTTGGTCAGCGCTGTGCAGAGGTCATCGACCTTGACCCGGAGCCTCTTGGTGCTGCCTCTTTGGCCCAGGTGCACCGCGCCAGCCTGCGCAGTGGCCGGCAGGTGGTGCTCAAGGTGCAGCGACCTGGACTGGATCGTCTGTTTCGTCTTGATCTTGAGGTGATGCAGCAGGTGGCGGCTGTGCTGCAGCGCCACCCCAGTTGGGGCCGTGGTCGAGATTGGCCGGCGATGGCACGCGAATGTCGACGTGTCCTGCTGCGTGAGCTGGATTTCCGGGTTGAGGCCCAGTATGCGGCGCGTTTTCGTCAACAATTTCTGGATGACGAACGGATCAGGATCCCAGGTGTGATCTGGGAGTTGAGCAACCGCCGTGTGCTTTGTCTCGACTATCTGCCAGGCATCAAGGTCAATGACCGTGAGGCGTTGATCGAGGCCGGTATTGATCCAGTCAAAGTGGCTGAAGTGGGTGCGGCCAGCTATCTGAAGCAGTTGGTGCGGTTTGGTTTCTTTCATGCCGACCCTCATCCCGGCAACCTTGCCGTCGCTAGCGATGGCGCTCTCATCTACTACGACTTCGGAATGATGGGCCTGTTGTCGGACGGCTTGCGTCGACGTCTTGGGGCCATGGTTCGCGCTGCTGCCGCCAGGGATTCAGCGGCGTTGGTGGAGGAAATGCAGGCTGCCGGGGTGATCTCCAGAGGCATTGATGTTGGTCCGGTCCGTCGTCTTGTGCGGCTGATGCTGCAGGAGGCCCTGACCCCACCCTTCACGGCCAATGCGATCGACAAACTCTCCGGAGATCTCTACGACCTGGTCTATGGGCAGCCCTTCCGTCTGCCGGTCGAACTCATCTTCGTGATGCGAGCCCTATCCACGTTCGAGGGTGTTGGCCGCAGTCTCGATCCCGCTTTTAGCTTGGTTGCAATTGCCAAGCCCTACCTCCTTCCACTCATGACCTCAAGCGGCTCTGGCAGCAATGATCTGTTCAATGAACTCGGCCGTCAGGTCGGGGCTCTCAGCAGCCGTGCTGCTGCCTTCCCACGACGTCTTGATGAAAGTCTTGAACGCCTAGAGCAGGGCGACCTTCAGCTCCAGGTGCGTCTGGGGGAATCGGATCGCCAGTTCCGCCGGATGGCCCTTGCACAACAGTCCATCGGCCAGTCGGTGCTGCTCGGATGCTTGGCGTTGGCCACAGCCATTGTTGGTGCGAGTGCCCGCCCGCTCTGGTCGATTCTTCCGGCTGCTGCTGCTTTGCCTGTTGGATTGGGCTGGTTCCAAATGCAGGTCAAGATCCGTCGCGATCAACGGTTGGAGCAGTTGCCCGGTTCCAACCGTTGA
- a CDS encoding FAD-dependent oxidoreductase, with translation MTPPQTPATLVLGGGLMGLAIAHQLARHNQTVLVISRRRSEAAGFVAAGMLAPHAEGLSGDLLRLGQASLEGIPRWVAQIESDSGLSCGLRTSGIVVPFRTASERDAYPTAQLGQTLDRASLDREIPGLGPDWTTGLLFEQDGQIDNRRRLMRALERACVSMGVQFMEGAEVIDLERDSAGHLCGIHLRSAEGSEQHLHCRQAVICSGAWSQHLVPELPVFPVKGQMLSLQGPREALKRVIFGPGTYLVPREDGLIVVGATSERDAGFAEGLTPDGQKQLQTGITSLLPMAANWPPMERWWGFRPCTPDEGPLLGSGPFPGLWLACGHHRNGVLLAAITAELTAGAVMQKAPNAAAKALLEAFRWNRFEN, from the coding sequence ATGACCCCTCCACAGACGCCAGCAACGCTCGTGCTGGGGGGTGGGTTGATGGGCTTAGCCATTGCCCATCAACTCGCCCGTCACAACCAAACCGTGCTGGTGATCAGCCGACGCCGCAGCGAAGCGGCAGGGTTTGTTGCTGCGGGCATGCTGGCGCCCCATGCCGAAGGCCTGAGCGGAGATTTACTACGCCTGGGGCAGGCCAGCTTGGAGGGGATTCCCCGTTGGGTCGCCCAAATCGAAAGTGACAGCGGCTTGAGCTGCGGACTTCGCACCAGCGGCATCGTGGTGCCATTCCGCACAGCCAGCGAACGGGACGCCTACCCAACGGCCCAGCTCGGACAAACGCTCGACCGCGCCAGCCTGGATCGAGAGATTCCAGGTTTGGGCCCGGATTGGACGACAGGGTTGCTCTTTGAACAAGACGGCCAAATCGACAACCGCCGTCGACTGATGCGAGCTCTAGAGCGCGCCTGCGTCTCCATGGGCGTTCAATTCATGGAAGGCGCCGAAGTGATTGATTTAGAGCGTGATTCCGCCGGACACCTCTGCGGGATCCATCTGCGCAGTGCCGAAGGAAGCGAGCAACACCTGCACTGCCGACAAGCGGTGATTTGCAGCGGCGCCTGGAGTCAACACCTGGTGCCCGAGCTCCCGGTGTTCCCTGTTAAGGGTCAAATGCTCTCCCTGCAAGGGCCGCGGGAAGCGCTCAAGCGCGTGATCTTCGGCCCCGGGACCTATCTCGTTCCACGGGAGGACGGACTGATCGTTGTGGGGGCCACCAGCGAACGGGACGCTGGATTCGCGGAAGGCCTCACACCCGATGGCCAAAAACAACTCCAAACGGGCATCACCAGCCTGCTCCCCATGGCCGCCAACTGGCCGCCCATGGAGCGTTGGTGGGGGTTCCGGCCCTGCACGCCAGACGAAGGCCCCTTACTTGGCTCAGGCCCATTTCCAGGACTCTGGCTGGCCTGCGGTCATCACCGCAATGGTGTTCTCCTCGCTGCCATTACCGCCGAGCTCACGGCCGGCGCCGTGATGCAAAAAGCCCCCAACGCGGCCGCAAAGGCGTTGTTGGAGGCTTTCCGCTGGAACCGATTCGAAAACTGA
- the ndk gene encoding nucleoside-diphosphate kinase — protein MAERTFIAIKPDGVQRGLVGEILGRFERKGFKLVGLKQITPSRALAEQHYGVHKERPFFAGLVDFITSGPVVAMVWEGDGVIASARKLIGATKPLEAEPGTIRGDLAVNIGRNVIHGSDAPETAAFEIGLWFEASELNDWSPSDQEWRVEG, from the coding sequence ATGGCCGAACGCACGTTCATCGCCATCAAGCCCGACGGCGTCCAGCGCGGCCTGGTTGGCGAGATCCTCGGCCGCTTCGAGCGCAAGGGGTTCAAGCTTGTGGGCCTGAAGCAGATCACCCCTAGCCGCGCCCTGGCTGAGCAGCACTACGGCGTCCACAAGGAGCGTCCCTTCTTTGCCGGTCTCGTCGACTTCATCACATCCGGTCCTGTGGTGGCCATGGTTTGGGAAGGCGATGGTGTGATCGCCAGCGCCCGCAAACTGATCGGCGCCACCAAGCCCCTCGAGGCCGAGCCCGGCACCATTCGCGGCGACCTGGCCGTCAACATCGGTCGCAATGTGATTCACGGTTCCGATGCCCCCGAAACAGCTGCATTTGAGATCGGCCTCTGGTTCGAAGCCTCTGAGCTGAACGACTGGTCCCCATCCGATCAGGAGTGGCGGGTCGAGGGCTGA
- the argJ gene encoding bifunctional glutamate N-acetyltransferase/amino-acid acetyltransferase ArgJ, with product MQSVSRGGSAVAMASSWQPIQGGVTAPEGFQAAGIVAGLKPSNKPDLALVLAPEAAVCAGTFTTSVVRAACVDLCRDRLSSNGGQARAVLINSGQANACTGDRGLVDSQRATQVLADHLGVDAEAVLICSTGVIGVPIPMTTLLAGLAPLVETLVATGGDAAANAILTTDLVDKQVALELDLEGRRVRIGGMAKGSGMIHPDMATMLGFFSCDAGVDAGVWQEMVQRAVQRSFNAITVDGDTSTNDTVLAFAAGPPLAKEHHGVLEQGLTEAMQHLAQAIARDGEGATCLIAVQVEGAVDEASALQVARTVCGSSLVKTAVHGRDPNWGRIVAAAGRSGVAFDPDAVALWIGPHQLMLAGQPVAFDRDAASEVLRQEHVPIRLCLGHGSGCGQAWGCDLSDQYVRINADYTT from the coding sequence ATGCAATCAGTGTCTCGCGGCGGATCAGCGGTGGCGATGGCTTCTTCTTGGCAACCGATCCAGGGTGGTGTCACGGCACCGGAGGGGTTCCAGGCGGCGGGCATCGTTGCGGGCCTCAAGCCTTCGAACAAGCCCGATCTGGCACTGGTATTGGCACCGGAGGCGGCCGTTTGTGCTGGCACTTTCACAACCTCAGTGGTGCGAGCGGCCTGTGTTGATCTCTGCCGTGATCGCCTCTCCAGCAATGGTGGCCAGGCCCGTGCTGTGTTGATCAACTCCGGTCAGGCCAACGCTTGTACCGGTGATCGAGGCTTGGTCGACAGCCAGCGCGCCACCCAAGTGCTTGCTGATCACCTCGGCGTGGATGCGGAGGCGGTGTTGATCTGCTCCACCGGCGTGATTGGTGTTCCGATTCCGATGACGACCTTGTTGGCTGGATTGGCTCCTTTGGTCGAGACCCTTGTTGCCACCGGTGGTGATGCCGCTGCGAACGCGATCCTCACCACGGATTTGGTGGACAAGCAGGTGGCGCTTGAACTGGATCTTGAGGGTCGCCGGGTGCGCATCGGAGGGATGGCCAAAGGCTCGGGAATGATCCATCCCGATATGGCCACGATGCTCGGCTTCTTCAGTTGCGATGCCGGTGTGGATGCCGGCGTTTGGCAGGAGATGGTGCAGCGCGCGGTTCAGCGTTCCTTCAATGCCATCACCGTGGATGGCGACACCAGTACCAATGACACCGTGCTGGCCTTCGCAGCAGGTCCACCGCTGGCGAAAGAGCACCATGGCGTTTTGGAACAGGGCCTCACCGAGGCGATGCAGCATCTGGCGCAGGCCATTGCTCGGGATGGCGAAGGGGCAACTTGTTTGATTGCCGTGCAGGTCGAGGGAGCAGTTGACGAAGCCTCGGCGTTGCAGGTGGCCCGCACGGTCTGTGGTTCGTCCTTGGTGAAGACCGCTGTCCATGGTCGGGACCCGAATTGGGGGCGGATCGTGGCTGCTGCAGGTCGCTCAGGCGTGGCCTTCGATCCTGATGCGGTCGCCCTGTGGATTGGTCCGCATCAATTGATGTTGGCCGGCCAACCCGTGGCCTTTGATCGTGATGCAGCCAGCGAAGTCTTGCGGCAGGAGCACGTCCCGATTCGCCTCTGTCTGGGTCATGGCTCCGGCTGTGGTCAGGCCTGGGGATGTGACCTCTCGGATCAGTACGTGCGCATTAACGCCGACTACACGACTTGA
- a CDS encoding 2OG-Fe(II) oxygenase: MSGAAAIPDAWKEWLLQNRDRGCDAEGLIQRVLDQGFSREAIAAVLQSSTPDWLAWFESPLTRKEHRPRAWRLDTSLAQLYELPALLSHEECGQVIDAINASLQPSTVTHGSSDYRTSRTCHLRQNHPQLAATLDQRFAALFGVDPRLSEPIQGQRYDPGEYFKEHTDWFSPGTEEYATHTDSGGQRTWTVMVYLNAVERGGETLFRRLERSFTPVPGMALAWNNLQADGTPNPFTLHEALPVEAGHKWVITKWFRADFGRNG, encoded by the coding sequence ATGAGCGGAGCAGCAGCCATTCCGGACGCCTGGAAGGAGTGGCTGCTGCAGAACCGGGATCGAGGCTGTGATGCTGAGGGGCTGATTCAGCGGGTCCTCGATCAGGGGTTTTCGCGAGAGGCGATTGCGGCCGTTCTCCAGTCGTCCACGCCGGATTGGCTCGCTTGGTTTGAGTCACCCCTCACCCGAAAGGAGCACCGGCCCCGCGCCTGGCGGCTCGATACCTCACTCGCCCAGTTGTATGAGCTGCCGGCCCTGCTCAGCCACGAGGAATGCGGGCAAGTGATCGACGCCATCAATGCGTCACTTCAGCCATCGACGGTGACCCACGGCAGCAGTGACTACCGCACCAGCCGCACCTGCCATCTGCGTCAGAACCATCCCCAGCTGGCGGCGACCCTGGATCAGCGCTTTGCGGCCTTGTTTGGGGTGGATCCGCGTCTTTCGGAACCGATTCAGGGGCAGCGCTACGACCCCGGCGAGTACTTCAAGGAACACACGGACTGGTTTTCGCCGGGCACGGAGGAATACGCCACCCACACCGACAGCGGCGGGCAACGCACCTGGACGGTGATGGTTTATCTCAATGCTGTTGAGCGGGGGGGAGAGACGCTGTTTCGCCGCCTGGAGCGTTCATTCACGCCTGTGCCTGGGATGGCGTTGGCCTGGAACAACCTCCAGGCCGATGGCACCCCCAACCCCTTCACACTGCATGAGGCCTTGCCGGTGGAGGCGGGCCACAAATGGGTGATCACCAAGTGGTTCCGCGCAGACTTTGGCCGTAACGGCTAA
- the coaE gene encoding dephospho-CoA kinase (Dephospho-CoA kinase (CoaE) performs the final step in coenzyme A biosynthesis.) yields MAPSERFSQRRIGLTGGIASGKSSLGHWLAEQGLPVLDADQFAREALEPGLNATNTVLQRYGSKVQAEGAATIDRAALGRIVFQDPAERLWLEQLIHPIVRDRFDQALTRHAETPAIVLMIPLLFEAGLESLCSEIWLVDCDESQQLQRLIARDGLSPAAAQARIAAQWPLSRKRALADHVISNQGQPGAWHAQAVTLLNATAETDLGC; encoded by the coding sequence ATGGCGCCTAGCGAGCGGTTCTCGCAACGACGCATCGGACTCACGGGCGGGATTGCCAGTGGCAAAAGCAGCCTGGGCCATTGGTTGGCAGAACAAGGCCTACCGGTGTTGGATGCGGATCAATTCGCCCGAGAGGCCCTCGAGCCCGGTCTCAACGCCACCAATACCGTGCTGCAGCGGTATGGCTCCAAGGTCCAGGCCGAGGGAGCCGCGACCATCGACCGGGCTGCACTGGGTCGCATCGTGTTCCAAGACCCCGCTGAGCGGCTCTGGCTCGAGCAACTGATTCACCCGATCGTGCGAGACCGCTTCGATCAAGCACTCACACGCCATGCCGAGACGCCAGCGATCGTTTTGATGATTCCGCTGTTGTTCGAAGCGGGTTTGGAGTCGCTCTGTAGCGAAATCTGGCTTGTCGACTGCGATGAATCCCAGCAACTCCAGCGATTGATTGCGCGCGACGGGCTGAGCCCTGCAGCCGCCCAAGCCCGCATCGCCGCCCAATGGCCCCTGAGTCGCAAACGTGCTCTGGCGGATCACGTCATTTCCAATCAAGGCCAGCCCGGCGCATGGCATGCCCAAGCCGTGACGCTGCTCAACGCAACTGCGGAAACAGATCTCGGTTGTTAG
- the eno gene encoding phosphopyruvate hydratase: MIDSLDLVIDTIVAREVLDSRGNPTVEAEVLLEGGAMGRAIVPSGASTGAHEAHELRDGGDRYMGKGVGQAVNHIEERIAPALCGLSALDQAAVDAAMLELDGSDNKSNLGANAILAVSMATARAAANGLGIPLYRYLGGPMANLLPVPLMNVINGGAHAANSLDFQEFMLVPHGAPSFREALRMGTEVFHTLKGLLSANGMSTAVGDEGGFAPNLGNVEAGEILVEAITKAGYKPGEQISLALDVASTEFFENGRYAFDGGSYTSAEMVGQLEQLVNKFPIVSIEDGLAEDDWDGWKLLTERLGSKVQLVGDDLFVTNTKRLQQGIDSATANSILIKVNQIGSLTETLQAIDLAGRSGYTSVISHRSGETEDTTIADLSVATRAGQIKTGSLSRSERVAKYNQLLRIEDELGSQAVYAGAVAQGPRGKA, translated from the coding sequence GTGATCGATTCCCTCGACCTCGTCATCGACACCATCGTGGCCCGAGAGGTGCTCGATTCCCGCGGCAACCCAACGGTTGAAGCCGAAGTGCTGCTCGAAGGAGGTGCCATGGGACGGGCCATCGTTCCCAGTGGTGCCAGCACCGGCGCCCACGAAGCCCACGAACTGCGTGATGGCGGCGACCGCTACATGGGCAAAGGCGTGGGCCAAGCCGTGAATCACATCGAAGAGCGGATCGCACCAGCCCTCTGCGGCCTTTCGGCCCTGGATCAGGCCGCTGTGGACGCCGCGATGCTGGAGCTGGACGGAAGCGACAACAAATCCAACCTGGGTGCCAACGCGATCCTGGCGGTGAGCATGGCCACCGCTCGCGCTGCCGCCAACGGCCTGGGAATCCCCCTCTACCGCTACCTCGGCGGTCCGATGGCAAACCTGCTCCCGGTGCCGTTGATGAACGTGATCAACGGTGGCGCCCATGCCGCCAACAGCCTGGATTTCCAAGAATTCATGCTGGTCCCCCATGGGGCTCCGAGCTTCCGCGAAGCGCTGCGCATGGGAACCGAGGTGTTCCACACGCTCAAAGGGCTGCTCAGTGCCAATGGCATGAGCACCGCCGTTGGCGATGAAGGCGGTTTCGCCCCCAATCTGGGCAACGTTGAAGCCGGTGAAATCCTGGTGGAAGCGATCACCAAGGCGGGATACAAGCCGGGCGAGCAGATCTCCCTTGCTCTGGACGTCGCCAGCACCGAATTCTTCGAGAACGGTCGCTATGCCTTCGATGGCGGCAGCTACACCAGCGCAGAGATGGTCGGCCAACTGGAACAACTGGTGAACAAATTCCCGATCGTTTCGATCGAAGACGGCCTGGCCGAAGACGACTGGGATGGCTGGAAGCTGCTAACCGAACGCCTCGGCAGCAAGGTGCAGCTTGTGGGTGATGACCTGTTCGTGACCAACACCAAGCGCCTTCAGCAAGGCATCGACAGCGCCACGGCCAACTCGATCCTGATCAAGGTGAACCAGATCGGCTCACTCACGGAAACCCTTCAGGCCATCGATCTGGCAGGGCGCTCCGGCTACACCAGCGTGATCAGCCACCGCAGTGGCGAAACCGAAGACACCACGATTGCCGATCTCTCCGTCGCCACACGCGCCGGGCAGATCAAGACCGGTTCCCTCAGCCGCAGTGAGCGGGTCGCGAAGTACAACCAGCTGCTGCGCATCGAAGACGAACTGGGGAGCCAGGCCGTTTACGCCGGTGCTGTCGCCCAGGGCCCCCGCGGCAAGGCCTGA